The proteins below are encoded in one region of Macrococcus armenti:
- a CDS encoding pyridoxamine 5'-phosphate oxidase family protein, whose translation MNQKESYDKLFELLEKNDIAMMTTIQDNKLVSRPMSYQDVDDSGDIWFMSTRTEKTEEIEKDNRVNLSFAKKGYVSIAGNAFIINDNEKIKQYWNKGIEAFLKIKLEDPNVVLIKVVPKSAEYWATDESVKTVIEGIKSLVSNDKGSNKDSSINESLDLK comes from the coding sequence ATGAATCAAAAGGAAAGCTATGATAAATTATTTGAACTATTAGAGAAAAATGATATTGCAATGATGACAACAATTCAAGATAATAAACTCGTTTCACGACCTATGAGTTATCAGGATGTAGATGACAGCGGTGATATTTGGTTTATGTCAACACGCACTGAAAAAACTGAAGAAATCGAAAAAGATAATCGAGTTAACTTATCATTTGCTAAGAAAGGTTATGTATCTATTGCCGGTAATGCCTTTATCATTAACGACAACGAAAAAATCAAACAGTACTGGAATAAAGGGATTGAAGCATTCTTAAAGATAAAACTGGAAGATCCGAATGTTGTTCTAATTAAAGTCGTTCCTAAATCAGCAGAGTATTGGGCAACAGATGAATCAGTTAAAACTGTTATTGAAGGTATTAAATCATTAGTCTCTAATGATAAAGGAAGTAACAAAGACAGTTCAATTAATGAATCATTAGATTTAAAATAG
- a CDS encoding alanine/glycine:cation symporter family protein, which yields MEGIVSFLNEIVWSKPLVYGLLITGISFSLLMKFFQVRHLKEMIRLMFQGEKSPTGISSFQAIALSLAGRVGTGNIVGVSTAVYIGGPGAVFWMWMTAFLGASSAFIESTLAQIYKREINGEYRGGPAYYIESGMKGGFAKGYAALFAVLAIISTALLLPGIQSNAIASSMKNAFGVEGWIIGVVLAIVLALIIFGGVRWIASVATAVVPFMAILYILLAVVIIVINFDKVPGLIALIIKSAFNMESAFGGILGAMIEIGVKRGLYSNEAGQGTGPHPAAAAEVSHPAKQGLVQSFSVYVDTLFVCTATALIILLSGTFNTTDGTMKGDMPNLIKDGGIYAVNADGVKDYSGTAMYVQAGIDKAFHGSGYQFDPAYSGIGSYFVAIALFFFAFTTILAYAYIAETNVSYLTKNSSVSLNKFLINVARLIIVGATFYGAIKTADVAWAMGDLGVGLMAWCNIIAIWILHKPALRALKDFERQKKEKGSGKYAIYQPDPNELPNAKFWLEDYPKRLREENIEG from the coding sequence ATGGAAGGGATAGTTAGTTTTTTAAATGAAATTGTCTGGAGTAAACCATTAGTATATGGATTATTAATAACAGGAATATCGTTTTCTTTATTAATGAAATTTTTCCAAGTAAGACATCTCAAAGAAATGATCAGATTAATGTTTCAAGGGGAAAAATCACCTACAGGTATCTCAAGTTTCCAGGCGATTGCGTTATCGCTTGCAGGTCGCGTAGGAACTGGTAACATTGTCGGAGTATCAACAGCGGTATATATCGGTGGTCCAGGTGCTGTATTCTGGATGTGGATGACCGCATTTTTAGGTGCGAGTTCAGCGTTTATTGAGTCTACGCTAGCGCAAATTTATAAACGTGAAATTAATGGGGAGTATCGCGGTGGACCAGCTTACTATATAGAATCAGGTATGAAAGGTGGATTTGCAAAAGGGTACGCTGCATTGTTTGCGGTACTTGCAATTATTTCTACAGCGTTACTTTTACCGGGTATTCAGTCGAATGCGATTGCGAGTTCAATGAAGAACGCATTTGGTGTTGAAGGATGGATTATCGGGGTAGTGCTTGCGATTGTTTTAGCTTTAATCATATTTGGTGGGGTACGCTGGATCGCTTCAGTAGCAACAGCAGTAGTACCATTTATGGCGATATTATATATTTTACTCGCAGTAGTGATTATCGTAATTAATTTTGATAAAGTACCTGGATTAATTGCATTGATTATTAAATCAGCATTTAATATGGAATCGGCATTTGGTGGAATTCTAGGTGCGATGATTGAAATCGGAGTAAAACGTGGTCTTTATTCAAATGAAGCAGGACAAGGTACAGGTCCGCATCCTGCAGCAGCTGCAGAAGTTTCACATCCTGCTAAACAAGGATTAGTTCAGTCATTCTCTGTATATGTCGATACATTGTTTGTTTGTACAGCAACAGCGTTAATTATTTTATTATCAGGAACGTTCAATACGACAGATGGTACGATGAAAGGCGATATGCCAAACTTAATTAAAGATGGTGGTATATACGCAGTTAATGCAGATGGCGTGAAAGACTACTCAGGAACTGCAATGTATGTTCAGGCGGGTATTGATAAAGCATTCCATGGAAGTGGCTATCAGTTTGATCCGGCATATTCAGGCATTGGTTCATATTTCGTAGCAATTGCATTATTCTTCTTTGCGTTTACGACGATATTAGCATATGCATATATCGCAGAAACAAATGTATCTTATTTAACGAAGAATAGTAGCGTGTCTTTGAATAAGTTTTTAATAAACGTTGCACGTTTAATTATTGTTGGCGCTACATTCTATGGTGCTATAAAAACAGCGGATGTTGCGTGGGCAATGGGTGACTTAGGTGTAGGATTGATGGCATGGTGTAATATTATCGCAATATGGATTCTGCACAAACCTGCATTACGTGCGCTTAAGGATTTTGAGAGACAGAAGAAAGAGAAAGGGTCAGGGAAATATGCGATATATCAACCAGATCCAAACGAACTACCGAATGCAAAATTCTGGTTAGAAGATTATCCAAAGCGTTTACGAGAAGAGAATATAGAAGGTTAG
- a CDS encoding DUF485 domain-containing protein encodes MMKQYDYNAIANDEKFKQLQKSRKSFIFPISLFFIVATVLFPILTGYTTILNNEAFWNISWAWVYAFLLFVMVWTLVTIYMKKAKQFDLESERIIQEYRQEDE; translated from the coding sequence ATGATGAAACAATATGATTACAATGCGATTGCAAATGATGAAAAGTTCAAGCAATTACAGAAATCGAGAAAGTCATTTATTTTTCCGATTTCACTGTTTTTTATTGTAGCAACTGTGCTCTTTCCGATTCTAACTGGGTATACGACAATATTAAACAATGAGGCATTCTGGAATATTTCATGGGCGTGGGTATATGCATTCTTATTGTTCGTGATGGTTTGGACTTTAGTAACAATATATATGAAAAAAGCAAAGCAATTCGATTTAGAATCTGAACGTATCATACAAGAATATCGTCAGGAGGATGAATAA
- a CDS encoding solute symporter family protein: MNATVIIMFLVFVSLTLLITYFASKRTNSAEDFYTAGGGLTGWQNGLAIAGDYLSAASFLGIAGAIALWGFDGFFYSIGYLTAYLIVLYIVAEPLRNLGKYTLADMIAARFELKKVRATAAVSSITIVIFYMLAQLVGAGALIQLLFHIPYTWAVIIVGIMMTIYVLFGGMTATSWVQMVKAVLLMIGTIIISFLVLKHFNFSIINMFGAMKEINAPELKGEYINPGSQGKSPLDNISLIVALLFGTAGLPHILMRFFTVSDAKTARSSVMWATWIIGIFYILTIFLGFGAASLLSRAEIINANPAGNMAAPLLAEKLGGDVLMSFVCAVAFATILAVVAGLVLSGASAFAHDIYGEIIKKGNISEREQMKAAKIASLAVSVLSILLALFAQNMNVAFLVSLAFCVAASANLPVIVFTIFWKRFNTQGAIAGLLTGLITSLVLVILSPNVMNPEGTAFITANPIFPLANPAIISVPAGFIGAFLGTYLGKTESEDKFREVEVKSVTGIAHSEVTH; encoded by the coding sequence ATGAATGCTACTGTAATTATTATGTTTTTAGTTTTTGTAAGTTTAACGTTACTCATTACATATTTTGCGTCTAAGAGAACAAATTCTGCAGAAGACTTTTATACAGCAGGCGGAGGCCTTACAGGGTGGCAGAATGGTCTAGCGATTGCTGGTGATTATTTATCTGCTGCGAGTTTTTTAGGAATAGCAGGTGCGATTGCTTTATGGGGATTTGATGGATTCTTTTATAGTATCGGCTATTTAACGGCATATTTGATTGTACTGTATATTGTGGCAGAACCGTTAAGAAACTTAGGGAAGTACACATTAGCTGATATGATTGCTGCGCGTTTTGAACTGAAGAAAGTGCGTGCGACAGCAGCGGTTTCTTCGATTACGATTGTCATTTTTTATATGTTAGCACAGCTCGTTGGCGCAGGGGCACTCATTCAGTTATTATTTCATATCCCATATACATGGGCAGTAATCATTGTAGGGATTATGATGACGATTTATGTATTGTTTGGTGGAATGACGGCTACGAGCTGGGTGCAGATGGTCAAAGCTGTTCTTTTAATGATAGGTACAATTATTATTTCATTTTTAGTATTGAAACATTTTAATTTTAGTATCATAAATATGTTTGGTGCGATGAAGGAAATTAATGCACCAGAACTAAAAGGTGAGTATATTAATCCTGGGTCTCAAGGTAAATCGCCTTTAGATAATATTTCATTAATTGTCGCGTTATTATTTGGAACTGCAGGATTACCACATATATTGATGCGTTTCTTTACAGTAAGTGATGCGAAGACTGCTAGATCTTCAGTAATGTGGGCGACATGGATTATCGGCATTTTTTATATTCTTACGATCTTTTTAGGATTTGGAGCAGCAAGCTTGCTATCAAGAGCGGAAATCATTAATGCAAACCCGGCAGGTAATATGGCAGCGCCACTTCTTGCAGAAAAGTTAGGTGGGGACGTGCTGATGTCGTTCGTATGTGCTGTTGCATTTGCAACGATATTAGCGGTAGTAGCAGGACTTGTGCTATCTGGCGCTTCTGCATTTGCACATGATATTTACGGTGAGATTATTAAGAAGGGAAACATATCAGAACGTGAACAGATGAAAGCTGCTAAGATTGCATCACTCGCAGTGTCAGTTTTATCGATATTGCTTGCGTTATTCGCACAGAACATGAACGTTGCGTTCTTAGTGTCATTAGCATTTTGTGTTGCAGCAAGTGCGAACTTGCCTGTTATTGTATTTACAATCTTCTGGAAGAGGTTTAATACACAAGGTGCGATTGCAGGATTATTAACGGGGTTAATAACATCATTAGTACTAGTAATATTAAGCCCGAATGTAATGAATCCAGAGGGGACTGCGTTTATTACAGCGAACCCGATATTCCCATTAGCAAATCCTGCAATAATATCGGTGCCGGCAGGTTTCATCGGAGCATTTTTAGGGACATATTTAGGAAAAACTGAATCTGAAGATAAATTTAGAGAAGTAGAAGTGAAATCTGTAACAGGTATCGCACATTCTGAAGTGACACATTAG
- a CDS encoding ABC transporter ATP-binding protein — MIEVKNISKSFKQGDTTTEVLKDINFTVNDGEVVCLYGPSGSGKSTLLTIIGALLQPTSGEVIINNKSLLNLSKSDITKMRLDDIGFIFQASHLIPFVNVKEQLLHVALENGMDRKAAAKKADELLETFGLSHRAKVYPKSLSGGEKQRVAIARAFMNHPSLILADEPTASLDFERAVQVVEVIRERVKENNSSCIIITHDERIFKYADHILRLEGGKLVKER; from the coding sequence ATGATAGAAGTTAAAAATATATCTAAATCATTTAAACAAGGAGATACTACAACTGAAGTTCTTAAAGATATTAACTTTACAGTAAATGATGGAGAAGTCGTATGTTTATACGGCCCATCTGGTTCAGGTAAAAGTACATTATTGACAATTATCGGCGCATTACTTCAACCAACAAGCGGAGAAGTCATTATTAATAACAAATCTTTATTAAATTTATCTAAAAGCGACATCACAAAAATGCGCTTAGATGATATTGGTTTTATCTTTCAGGCATCTCACCTTATACCTTTCGTAAACGTGAAAGAACAATTGTTACACGTTGCACTGGAAAATGGAATGGACCGAAAAGCTGCTGCTAAAAAAGCTGATGAATTACTTGAAACATTCGGTTTATCACACCGCGCTAAAGTATATCCTAAAAGCTTATCAGGCGGTGAGAAACAACGTGTAGCAATCGCACGTGCATTTATGAATCATCCTTCTCTTATATTAGCAGATGAACCTACAGCTAGTTTAGACTTTGAACGTGCAGTTCAAGTTGTGGAAGTCATTAGGGAACGTGTGAAAGAGAATAACAGTTCATGTATCATTATTACGCACGACGAACGCATTTTTAAATATGCCGATCATATATTAAGATTAGAAGGCGGAAAACTAGTAAAAGAAAGATAA
- a CDS encoding ABC transporter permease — protein MNLALKEIKYYKVKYLLIAAIIFLLSFLVLFVSSLAQGLGKDNVSFIEQMDASHYVISKDADNNLMNTPLSTHDQKILEDNNIPLLKLQPVKVQQNEKFLLATISEDYMNLPSENKVNLDSHTSKVFSIGDKLNVKDKDPDLTISKFTRHQMFAHMPVGLVSQETYNNFFKNMPANAGIIKSMSKSQMDDLNNKLKDSKIITPDKAMKGIPSYEAEQMPLNLMVIFLFLISAIVITVFFYVITIQKTTEYGILKAIGTSNGKLIFKLMQEVILIVMLSVLLSIGIIYIINMNIPATMPFFFNPNLIFLLIGLFLIVALLGVMLSIYKVLKIDPIQAIGGE, from the coding sequence ATGAACTTAGCACTAAAAGAAATTAAATATTATAAAGTGAAATACTTACTGATTGCAGCTATTATATTTTTACTCTCATTCTTAGTTTTATTTGTATCTAGTTTAGCACAAGGGCTCGGAAAAGATAACGTATCATTCATCGAGCAAATGGATGCAAGTCACTATGTCATTTCAAAAGATGCAGATAATAACTTAATGAATACACCATTATCAACGCATGACCAGAAAATTTTAGAAGACAATAATATACCATTATTAAAATTACAACCCGTTAAAGTACAACAAAACGAGAAATTTTTACTCGCAACAATCTCTGAAGACTATATGAATTTACCTTCAGAAAATAAAGTTAATCTTGACTCTCATACATCTAAAGTATTCTCTATCGGTGATAAATTGAACGTTAAAGATAAAGACCCTGATTTAACAATCTCAAAATTTACACGTCATCAAATGTTTGCGCATATGCCAGTTGGACTTGTTTCACAAGAAACATATAACAACTTCTTTAAAAATATGCCAGCAAACGCAGGGATTATTAAATCAATGTCGAAATCACAAATGGATGATTTAAATAATAAATTAAAAGATTCTAAAATTATAACACCAGACAAAGCGATGAAAGGTATACCAAGTTATGAGGCAGAACAAATGCCATTAAACTTAATGGTAATCTTCTTATTCTTAATTTCAGCTATCGTCATTACTGTGTTCTTCTATGTAATTACAATTCAAAAAACAACAGAGTACGGTATTTTAAAAGCAATCGGTACAAGTAACGGCAAACTGATTTTTAAATTAATGCAGGAAGTTATATTAATCGTAATGCTCAGTGTATTACTAAGCATCGGCATTATTTACATTATAAATATGAATATACCTGCAACAATGCCATTTTTCTTCAATCCTAACTTAATATTCTTATTAATCGGGTTATTCCTGATCGTTGCATTACTCGGAGTAATGCTATCAATCTATAAAGTGTTAAAAATCGATCCAATTCAAGCAATCGGAGGAGAATAA
- a CDS encoding response regulator transcription factor: protein MQNNILVVDDEAAIRREVKEGFLRHGFQVYDASNGDEAIELLDNESVDLCIVDIMMPGIDGFKLCEQIKQDYALPVIMLTARDALGDKRIAFQAGSDDYVTKPFEIEEVIFRAQAILKRYEKSVEKVKFGKLTIDAESYEVTMEDEALYIPRKEFELLYYLVRHYPKVATREQLIEEIWGFDFDGDERTVDVHVKRIRKRLGAFDSGVEIQTVRGVGYKVHHV from the coding sequence ATGCAAAATAATATATTAGTAGTAGATGATGAAGCGGCAATTCGTCGTGAAGTTAAAGAAGGTTTCCTGCGTCATGGTTTTCAAGTGTATGATGCAAGTAACGGAGATGAAGCGATTGAATTGCTGGATAATGAGAGTGTCGATTTATGTATCGTTGATATTATGATGCCGGGGATTGATGGATTCAAGTTATGTGAACAAATAAAGCAAGACTATGCATTGCCTGTCATAATGTTAACAGCACGTGATGCACTCGGAGATAAACGTATAGCATTTCAGGCAGGAAGTGATGATTATGTTACTAAGCCATTTGAAATTGAGGAGGTTATCTTTCGTGCGCAGGCGATATTAAAGCGTTATGAGAAATCAGTAGAGAAAGTGAAGTTCGGAAAGCTGACGATAGATGCTGAAAGTTATGAAGTGACGATGGAGGATGAAGCTTTATACATTCCGAGAAAGGAGTTTGAACTGCTTTATTATTTAGTGAGACATTATCCGAAAGTTGCAACGAGAGAACAACTAATAGAAGAAATATGGGGATTTGATTTTGATGGAGATGAGCGAACAGTGGACGTGCATGTGAAGCGCATTCGTAAAAGGTTAGGGGCATTTGATAGTGGTGTTGAAATACAGACGGTTCGTGGAGTAGGATATAAGGTACATCATGTTTAA